A single genomic interval of Brevibacillus brevis harbors:
- a CDS encoding DoxX family protein — translation MQNRQNEIIIPENPVSHFLFTSTKSAAIWLLIRLYVGYAWITAGWKKVQSDSWTGDAAGGAIQGFVKGSLAKAAEGKDVTGWYAWFLENMVLPNAKVFGFLVAWGEVLVGLGLILGCLTGIAAFFGGLMNVSFLFAGTVSTNPLLFVFATWLVLAWKVAGWYGLDRWALSYLGTPWTRKSRDGVLPMNK, via the coding sequence ATGCAAAATCGTCAAAATGAAATTATTATTCCTGAAAATCCTGTTTCACACTTCCTGTTCACCAGCACAAAATCGGCTGCGATCTGGTTACTCATCAGATTGTATGTCGGCTATGCATGGATTACTGCCGGATGGAAAAAAGTCCAGTCCGATAGCTGGACTGGAGATGCAGCTGGCGGCGCAATTCAAGGGTTCGTAAAAGGCTCCCTGGCAAAAGCAGCCGAAGGAAAGGACGTAACAGGGTGGTACGCCTGGTTCCTGGAAAATATGGTATTGCCAAATGCCAAGGTGTTCGGCTTCCTCGTTGCTTGGGGTGAGGTACTGGTCGGACTCGGCTTGATCCTCGGCTGCCTGACAGGGATCGCAGCGTTTTTCGGCGGCTTGATGAACGTCAGCTTTCTGTTCGCAGGAACGGTCAGCACCAACCCACTCCTTTTTGTTTTTGCCACTTGGCTCGTTCTGGCTTGGAAGGTTGCGGGCTGGTATGGTCTTGATCGCTGGGCGCTTTCTTATCTCGGAACACCTTGGACGAGAAAATCGCGCGATGGTGTTCTGCCGATGAACAAGTAA
- a CDS encoding peptide ABC transporter substrate-binding protein: protein MNKWLLGISTAVLLFSLSVGCSSKPADNIQSPPAETTAKPTTSEPMVLQWSITGEPSTMDAGIATDSTSMDMINLTFEGLTSVDRQGQMINAIAESYTHTPDFTHFTFTIRKDAKWSNGDPVTAHDFEYAIKRNLDPKTASGYAYQLFYIKGGEDFYSGKGKPEDVGVKAKDDYTLDFTLRSPTPFFRELTSFTTYYPLHKKTIESNPQWATEAKTIVGNGPFIMDTWEHKSKLSFSKSPTYWDSANVKLDQIHIVIIEDNNTALSMFENGDLDWGGYPSFGLSPDAVGQIKAEGKLLVADNPGTKAVIFNTEKPPFTNKKIRQAFSYSINRQQLVDNILQTGVPPAYGWVPVSMGLNPDGYFKEDVEKAKQLLAEGMKELGLTQFPKVTYYYDTGETDKKLAQALQDEWKKTLGVDIDIRTSEWKVFNEDVQNGKYDFGIWLWGADFNDPINFLEMYKDLGGNNVVRFEHKEYRDLLNKSYYETDEQKRKQLLFYAERILMEEMPLAPLHFRGNAYVKNDKVKDFVILPLGGSYFKYAYIEK, encoded by the coding sequence ATGAACAAGTGGCTACTAGGCATTTCCACTGCTGTTTTGTTGTTTAGTCTCTCAGTCGGCTGTAGTTCGAAGCCCGCCGATAATATCCAATCCCCTCCAGCGGAAACAACTGCAAAGCCTACTACTTCAGAGCCAATGGTCTTGCAATGGAGCATTACCGGGGAGCCATCTACGATGGATGCCGGCATCGCAACAGATTCGACCTCCATGGACATGATCAATCTCACCTTCGAAGGACTGACCAGCGTCGACCGTCAAGGCCAGATGATCAACGCCATCGCGGAGAGCTACACGCACACTCCTGACTTCACTCATTTTACTTTTACCATTCGAAAGGACGCGAAATGGAGCAATGGCGATCCCGTTACTGCTCACGATTTTGAGTACGCCATCAAGCGCAATCTCGACCCCAAAACCGCTTCCGGCTATGCGTATCAGCTCTTCTATATCAAAGGGGGCGAGGATTTTTATTCTGGAAAAGGCAAGCCAGAAGACGTCGGGGTAAAGGCAAAGGACGACTACACACTCGATTTCACCTTGCGCTCACCAACACCGTTTTTCCGTGAACTGACCTCATTTACTACCTACTACCCGCTTCATAAAAAGACCATCGAGAGCAACCCCCAGTGGGCAACAGAAGCCAAAACAATTGTCGGCAATGGCCCGTTTATCATGGATACGTGGGAGCATAAATCCAAGCTCTCCTTCAGCAAAAGCCCTACTTATTGGGACAGCGCCAACGTCAAGCTAGACCAGATCCATATTGTCATCATCGAGGATAACAACACCGCCCTGTCCATGTTTGAAAATGGCGACCTGGATTGGGGAGGCTACCCTTCCTTTGGCTTGTCGCCGGATGCGGTCGGTCAGATCAAGGCAGAGGGTAAGCTGCTCGTCGCAGATAACCCCGGCACCAAAGCCGTCATCTTCAATACAGAGAAGCCCCCGTTCACGAACAAAAAAATTCGCCAGGCGTTTTCGTATTCGATCAACCGACAGCAATTGGTGGATAACATCCTACAGACTGGTGTTCCGCCCGCTTATGGCTGGGTTCCCGTTTCCATGGGATTGAATCCGGACGGCTACTTTAAAGAGGATGTGGAGAAGGCGAAGCAGCTTTTGGCGGAGGGCATGAAAGAGCTCGGGCTGACTCAATTCCCTAAAGTCACGTACTACTACGACACCGGAGAAACGGACAAGAAGCTGGCTCAAGCACTCCAGGACGAATGGAAGAAAACATTGGGGGTCGACATTGACATTCGCACCTCAGAATGGAAAGTGTTCAACGAGGATGTCCAAAATGGCAAATACGACTTCGGCATCTGGCTATGGGGAGCCGATTTCAACGACCCAATCAATTTCCTCGAAATGTACAAGGACTTGGGGGGCAACAACGTCGTTCGCTTCGAGCACAAGGAATACCGCGATTTGCTCAATAAGAGCTACTATGAGACCGACGAGCAAAAGCGCAAGCAACTGTTGTTTTACGCTGAAAGAATTCTCATGGAAGAAATGCCGCTGGCACCGCTGCACTTCCGCGGTAATGCTTATGTGAAAAACGACAAGGTGAAGGACTTTGTGATCCTCCCTCTCGGCGGTTCCTACTTTAAATACGCGTATATTGAAAAATAA
- a CDS encoding vWA domain-containing protein produces the protein MKKYANSDESSSRVSDDATHMERSGLGEDGSPKYHQANPESMSEEAKQKERDFRKKLNREAREVISDSIHKKVKLLVYRPDYDEENQQEYVRLCQGLMPIVQEIARKTLPYLEHEISSDFARNRYYGSKFQADSVAYRDYKYFAKKRPPTESPSLVVGLRVDESASMSAYGRLEAAKRAVIAVYEYCQLCHIPILIYGDTADVSRLEQMSIFAYADYDKADANDRFRLMRIHARRNNRDGMALRIMAERLAASPQKTKLLISISDGQPKAMDDYTGSYAITDMKQTLQEYERKGVTFLAAAIGQDKDVISEIYGNERFLDITNLHEFPAKLVQIIARYL, from the coding sequence TTGAAGAAGTATGCCAATAGTGACGAGAGCTCTTCCCGTGTCTCTGATGATGCTACCCATATGGAACGCTCAGGCTTGGGAGAAGATGGCTCTCCCAAATATCATCAGGCAAATCCTGAATCCATGTCAGAGGAAGCGAAACAAAAGGAACGCGATTTCCGTAAAAAGCTGAATCGAGAGGCAAGAGAGGTCATTTCTGATTCGATTCATAAAAAAGTAAAGCTCCTTGTTTACCGTCCAGACTACGATGAGGAAAACCAACAGGAATATGTTCGTCTTTGTCAGGGACTCATGCCGATCGTGCAAGAGATTGCCAGAAAGACACTTCCGTACCTGGAACATGAGATCTCTTCCGACTTTGCGAGGAATCGTTACTATGGCAGCAAATTTCAAGCAGACAGCGTTGCTTACAGGGATTACAAGTATTTTGCCAAGAAACGTCCTCCAACGGAATCCCCTTCTCTTGTGGTTGGTCTTAGGGTCGATGAATCCGCATCGATGTCAGCTTACGGGAGATTAGAAGCAGCAAAACGAGCAGTGATCGCCGTATATGAATATTGTCAGCTTTGTCATATCCCCATTTTGATCTACGGCGATACTGCGGATGTTTCCAGATTGGAGCAAATGTCGATCTTTGCCTATGCCGATTACGATAAAGCGGATGCCAATGATCGCTTCAGGTTAATGAGGATTCATGCGAGAAGGAATAATCGCGATGGCATGGCTCTTAGAATTATGGCGGAAAGATTAGCCGCTTCTCCCCAAAAGACAAAACTGTTGATTAGCATAAGTGACGGACAACCGAAGGCAATGGATGACTATACTGGAAGTTATGCGATTACAGATATGAAACAGACCTTACAGGAGTATGAACGAAAAGGAGTTACCTTTCTTGCAGCCGCAATTGGTCAAGACAAGGATGTGATAAGTGAAATCTATGGGAATGAAAGATTTTTGGATATCACCAATTTACATGAGTTCCCTGCAAAGTTAGTTCAAATTATCGCTAGGTATCTGTGA